Proteins from one Candidatus Margulisiibacteriota bacterium genomic window:
- the hydG gene encoding [FeFe] hydrogenase H-cluster radical SAM maturase HydG, giving the protein MKTFIDERQINTLIKKAAKAPRREAERIIAKALQLKGLTPAEAAVLLAAKDKKVLAKMFRAARTVKEAIYGKRLVLFAPLYTTNFCINDCLYCGFRSGNAMLTRRRLTIPEIKAEVRLLEKEGHKRILLVAGEDPKTANIGFLQKAIKAAYATKVGRGEIRRLNVNIAPLSVADFRRLKKSKIGTFQLFQETYHLPTYKVMHVKGPKSDYRYRLYGMHRAMEAGIDDVGIGVLFGLYDFKFETLALLYHALELEKKFGAGPHTISVPRIEPAVGAPLSLNPPFQVADDDFKKVVAILRLAVPYTGIILSTRESAKMRNELFALGISQISAGSRTNPGGYSAGKHNAEQFSLHDSRSLLQVIKDISALGYSPSFCTACYRLGRVGHDFMDLAKPGLIKSYCLPNSLLTFQEYLLDYGDKEAKKLGKKVIGRHLADISSDKVRKTALQKLKAIAKGKRDLYF; this is encoded by the coding sequence ATGAAAACTTTCATTGACGAACGGCAAATTAACACCCTCATCAAGAAGGCAGCCAAGGCCCCCCGCCGGGAGGCGGAACGGATCATCGCCAAGGCGCTCCAGCTTAAGGGGCTGACCCCGGCTGAAGCAGCGGTCTTGCTGGCGGCCAAAGACAAAAAGGTCCTGGCCAAGATGTTCCGGGCAGCCCGGACGGTCAAAGAAGCGATCTACGGCAAGCGGCTGGTCCTCTTTGCCCCGCTCTACACGACTAACTTTTGCATCAACGATTGCCTCTACTGCGGTTTCCGCTCCGGCAATGCGATGCTAACGCGGCGCCGGCTGACGATCCCGGAGATCAAGGCCGAGGTCCGGCTGCTGGAGAAAGAAGGCCATAAGCGGATCCTCCTGGTCGCCGGGGAAGACCCCAAAACCGCCAACATCGGCTTTCTGCAAAAAGCGATCAAGGCAGCCTACGCGACTAAAGTCGGCAGAGGGGAGATCCGCCGGCTCAACGTCAACATTGCTCCGTTATCGGTAGCTGACTTCCGCCGGCTGAAAAAGAGCAAGATCGGTACTTTCCAGCTTTTCCAGGAAACTTACCATCTGCCGACATATAAAGTGATGCATGTTAAAGGGCCCAAGAGCGACTATCGTTACCGGCTCTACGGGATGCACCGGGCGATGGAAGCCGGGATCGACGACGTCGGCATCGGCGTCCTGTTCGGCCTATACGACTTTAAGTTCGAAACACTCGCCCTGCTCTACCACGCGCTCGAACTGGAAAAGAAGTTCGGTGCCGGCCCGCACACCATTTCCGTCCCGCGGATCGAACCGGCGGTCGGCGCCCCGCTATCCTTGAACCCACCGTTCCAGGTTGCCGACGATGACTTCAAGAAGGTCGTTGCCATTCTTCGTCTGGCCGTCCCCTACACCGGGATCATCCTCTCGACGCGCGAATCAGCGAAAATGCGGAACGAGCTCTTTGCCCTCGGCATCTCCCAGATCAGCGCCGGCTCGCGGACCAACCCGGGCGGTTACTCAGCAGGCAAACACAATGCCGAGCAGTTCTCCCTGCACGACAGCCGTTCGCTCCTCCAGGTGATCAAGGACATTTCGGCGCTCGGCTATTCGCCAAGCTTCTGCACCGCCTGCTACCGGCTTGGCCGTGTGGGACACGACTTCATGGACCTGGCCAAACCGGGGCTGATCAAAAGCTATTGCCTGCCCAACTCTCTCCTGACGTTCCAGGAATACCTGCTCGATTATGGCGACAAAGAAGCCAAGAAATTGGGAAAAAAGGTGATCGGCCGGCATTTGGCCGATATTAGCAGCGATAAGGTGAGAAAAACGGCGCTGCAAAAGCTGAAAGCGATCGCCAAGGGAAAAAGAGACCTATACTTTTAG
- a CDS encoding response regulator transcription factor codes for MTEILIIEDDRDIVESLEYNLKKEGFKVSKAYDGAAGLKSAEEKRPDLVLLDLMLPIFDGLEVCRRLRKNAKTSAIPIIMLTAKGTETDKVVGLEVGADDYIVKPFSLKEVIARIKVILRRSGKKEAPPPAVLKFKELEIDTDRYEVRVAGKPLELTAKEFQLLRYLAENKGRVYSRERLLDAVWGIEVAIETRTVDVHVRRLREKLGKAEKHLITLRGVGYKFEA; via the coding sequence ATGACCGAGATCCTCATTATTGAAGATGACCGGGACATTGTCGAAAGCCTGGAATACAACCTCAAGAAGGAAGGCTTTAAAGTATCCAAGGCCTATGACGGCGCGGCCGGCCTTAAGTCGGCCGAAGAGAAAAGGCCGGATCTTGTCCTCCTGGACCTGATGCTGCCGATCTTTGATGGCCTGGAAGTTTGCCGCCGGCTCCGGAAAAACGCCAAGACCTCGGCTATCCCGATCATCATGCTGACCGCCAAAGGGACCGAGACCGACAAGGTCGTCGGCCTGGAGGTCGGCGCCGATGACTATATCGTCAAGCCGTTCAGCCTTAAAGAGGTCATCGCCCGGATCAAAGTGATCCTCCGCCGCAGCGGTAAAAAAGAGGCCCCGCCGCCGGCGGTGCTCAAGTTTAAAGAGTTGGAGATCGATACCGACCGGTACGAAGTCCGCGTGGCTGGTAAGCCGCTGGAACTGACGGCCAAGGAATTCCAACTGTTGCGTTACTTGGCGGAAAATAAGGGCCGAGTCTACTCACGCGAAAGACTGCTTGACGCGGTTTGGGGGATCGAGGTGGCGATTGAGACCCGGACCGTCGACGTTCATGTCCGCCGGCTGCGCGAAAAGCTGGGTAAGGCCGAGAAGCATCTGATCACCCTGCGCGGCGTCGGCTATAAGTTTGAGGCGTAG
- a CDS encoding ATP-binding protein produces MFEQALSGMKDGVLVVDSADTIIFANPALTAIFSVPHRELIGKRPLEAIRLVELAELVAEVRASGKPGSKEMRVVYPAEKTLLGSANLAETENGQGVAVVVQDISEIKKLENLRQEFVANVSHELKTPLTAIKSYAETLLGGAIDDPQNNRQFLGKIEKNAQDLAALIDDTLELSRLEAHRGLAPFEPVHLEQEIDKALETLAPRIKEKMLEVVKQGEAGSCEIAGEPSHIYRALLNLLDNAVKYSNAGGRIEIACARSVHELRLSVKDYGPGIPAEHHPRLFERFYRVDKARSRELGGTGLGLSIVKHIMDIHGGKVEMESKAGEGAMFTLVFPQG; encoded by the coding sequence ATGTTCGAACAAGCCCTCTCCGGCATGAAAGACGGCGTACTGGTGGTCGACTCCGCCGACACGATCATCTTTGCCAATCCCGCCTTGACCGCTATATTTTCCGTTCCTCACCGGGAACTGATCGGCAAACGGCCGCTGGAAGCGATCCGGTTAGTTGAACTGGCAGAATTGGTCGCCGAAGTTCGGGCATCCGGCAAGCCCGGCAGCAAGGAGATGAGGGTCGTCTACCCCGCGGAGAAGACGTTGCTGGGATCGGCTAACCTAGCCGAAACCGAGAACGGCCAGGGGGTGGCGGTCGTTGTCCAGGACATCTCCGAAATAAAAAAATTGGAAAATCTCCGCCAGGAATTCGTGGCCAACGTCTCACATGAGCTGAAAACCCCGTTGACGGCTATCAAGAGCTACGCCGAGACCCTGCTGGGCGGCGCGATCGACGACCCGCAAAACAACCGGCAGTTCCTGGGGAAGATCGAGAAGAACGCGCAAGACCTTGCCGCCCTAATCGATGACACGCTGGAGCTGTCGCGGCTGGAGGCGCACCGCGGCCTGGCCCCCTTTGAACCGGTCCATTTGGAGCAAGAGATCGACAAGGCGCTGGAAACGTTAGCCCCCAGGATCAAGGAGAAAATGCTGGAAGTCGTCAAACAGGGCGAGGCGGGGAGTTGCGAGATTGCCGGTGAGCCGAGTCACATTTACCGGGCTCTCCTAAACCTGCTTGATAATGCTGTTAAGTATTCCAATGCCGGCGGCCGGATCGAGATCGCTTGCGCTAGAAGCGTGCACGAGCTGCGTCTGAGCGTTAAGGACTACGGGCCGGGCATTCCAGCTGAGCATCATCCGCGGTTATTCGAACGCTTCTACAGAGTTGATAAAGCCCGATCAAGAGAGCTGGGCGGGACCGGGCTCGGCTTATCGATCGTTAAGCATATTATGGACATCCACGGTGGCAAAGTTGAGATGGAGAGCAAGGCGGGGGAAGGGGCGATGTTTACTTTAGTCTTCCCGCAGGGCTGA
- the nikR gene encoding nickel-responsive transcriptional regulator NikR, with product MSMTKRFGVSIPDELLAKLDKLAKKKGYSNRSEVLRDLVRDRFVDEEWAAPLSEVVGTVTLVYNHHSHDLSDKLADLQHSHFKNIISTTHIHLDHHNCLEVLVVRGKSRKVKDIADRLIATKGVKHGKLVMTSALRED from the coding sequence TTGTCAATGACCAAAAGGTTCGGTGTTTCGATCCCGGACGAGCTGCTGGCCAAGCTGGACAAGCTGGCCAAAAAGAAGGGGTATAGCAACCGCTCCGAAGTTCTGCGCGACCTGGTCCGCGACCGGTTCGTCGACGAGGAATGGGCCGCTCCCTTAAGCGAAGTGGTCGGCACGGTCACTCTGGTCTACAACCACCATTCACACGACCTGTCCGACAAATTAGCCGACCTGCAACACTCCCATTTTAAGAACATCATCTCGACCACCCATATCCATCTCGATCATCACAATTGCCTGGAAGTGCTGGTCGTCCGGGGAAAAAGCCGGAAAGTGAAAGATATCGCCGATCGCCTGATCGCCACCAAAGGGGTCAAACACGGGAAATTGGTAATGACCTCAGCCCTGCGGGAAGACTAA
- a CDS encoding energy-coupling factor ABC transporter permease — MHIPDGFLDPKVATGLMGAAAVVLAFSVAKVREVVTAIQPAAAWAAAGKGMGNVVGGMKRVLTGNGERTIYQMGMVAALVFAGQMFNFPISGGTSGHLIGGVFASVILGPFAGAIVIAAVLAVQMLFFADGGLVAIGANIINMALFGTIVAYYIYYYLKRIAPEWLAIVAAAWSAVPLAAFACALELGFSGTIPFAAVVPAMVKVHAIIGIAEALITLALINVFRAMLKGEE, encoded by the coding sequence ATGCATATTCCGGACGGTTTTCTTGATCCAAAAGTGGCGACCGGCTTGATGGGGGCGGCGGCGGTGGTGCTGGCGTTCAGCGTCGCGAAGGTGCGGGAGGTGGTTACCGCCATTCAGCCGGCGGCGGCATGGGCGGCGGCGGGCAAGGGGATGGGGAACGTGGTTGGCGGAATGAAGCGGGTTTTGACCGGGAACGGGGAGCGAACCATCTACCAGATGGGGATGGTGGCAGCCCTGGTCTTTGCCGGGCAGATGTTCAATTTTCCGATCAGCGGCGGTACGTCCGGCCACCTGATCGGCGGCGTATTTGCCTCGGTCATTCTCGGACCGTTCGCCGGGGCGATCGTCATCGCGGCCGTATTAGCAGTTCAGATGCTCTTTTTTGCCGATGGGGGGTTGGTCGCGATCGGCGCCAACATCATCAATATGGCGTTATTTGGGACGATCGTCGCTTACTATATATACTACTATTTGAAGAGGATCGCGCCGGAGTGGCTGGCGATCGTTGCCGCCGCCTGGTCTGCCGTTCCGCTGGCGGCGTTCGCCTGCGCGTTGGAGCTCGGTTTTTCCGGCACGATCCCGTTTGCCGCAGTGGTCCCCGCGATGGTCAAAGTTCACGCCATTATTGGTATCGCCGAAGCGCTGATCACGCTGGCGCTAATCAATGTCTTTCGCGCCATGCTGAAGGGGGAGGAATAG
- a CDS encoding PDGLE domain-containing protein, producing the protein MKKLFWVSVVIAILAAFFASANPDGLDFISEKLGFAEKGQERTAPLADYSVGFLPAGGISTSTAGIAGILITLGIFWLAAYALKRGDNKTKNKAACSLFLILAAVSPVFAARPLVTDDFYTVAAGGYELEVGYAATQNQASQANGANLSFKRGILANFDLGIEVPYAVSSPSGLNDILLHAKYRLWERGEDEGLTGRIDYKFNNGDVSQGLGSGDNDYCLMLIYSKMVGSTKTHWNFGHVKVGINGGVQSADYFAYSIALEQPVWGENGDVVAEYVANNAASPSPAFIQLGARYLVAQGLKLDAGYSVGLNNNTIKNSATAGIHYEF; encoded by the coding sequence ATGAAGAAGCTGTTCTGGGTTTCCGTTGTTATTGCCATCCTAGCCGCTTTTTTCGCTTCAGCCAATCCCGACGGTCTTGATTTTATCTCCGAGAAATTGGGGTTCGCCGAGAAGGGGCAGGAGCGAACGGCGCCGCTGGCCGATTACAGCGTCGGCTTTCTGCCGGCCGGGGGCATTTCCACTTCGACTGCCGGGATCGCCGGAATCTTGATCACGCTGGGGATCTTCTGGCTGGCTGCTTATGCTTTAAAGAGAGGCGACAATAAAACTAAAAACAAAGCAGCTTGTTCCCTGTTTTTGATCCTGGCCGCGGTTTCTCCGGTTTTTGCCGCTCGCCCGCTGGTGACCGATGATTTTTACACGGTCGCGGCCGGAGGTTACGAGCTGGAGGTCGGTTACGCCGCTACGCAAAACCAAGCGTCACAAGCCAATGGCGCCAATCTTTCGTTCAAGCGAGGCATTTTGGCGAACTTTGACCTGGGGATCGAGGTCCCGTACGCCGTTTCTTCTCCTTCGGGCTTGAATGATATTTTGCTGCATGCTAAATACCGCCTTTGGGAGAGGGGGGAGGATGAGGGCTTGACCGGCCGGATCGATTATAAGTTCAATAATGGCGACGTCAGCCAGGGATTAGGGAGCGGGGACAACGACTACTGCTTGATGCTGATCTATTCGAAAATGGTCGGGTCAACTAAAACGCACTGGAATTTCGGCCACGTAAAGGTCGGGATCAACGGCGGCGTGCAATCAGCCGATTATTTCGCTTATTCTATTGCCCTGGAGCAGCCGGTCTGGGGAGAGAACGGGGACGTCGTGGCCGAATATGTGGCCAACAATGCCGCTTCGCCAAGCCCCGCGTTCATTCAGCTGGGCGCCCGCTATCTGGTCGCCCAGGGCCTGAAGCTTGACGCCGGCTATAGCGTCGGCTTGAACAATAACACGATCAAGAACAGCGCGACGGCCGGTATTCATTACGAGTTCTGA
- a CDS encoding ZIP family metal transporter → MTLLWIIGSTVLISLISLVGVFTLSLKDKILDEILLLLVGFSAGTLAGGAFLHLLPESLEKLPGGETFVYALVGFSVFFLMERILYWRHCHEGHCDVHAFSYLNLFGDGIHNFIDGLVIAGSFLGGVPLGIATTVAVVSHEIPQEIGDFAVLIYGGFSKGRALAYNLLSAVMAVAGGVAGYFLATNIAGFSAPLLPITAGGFIYIAASDLIPELHKEKDANKSNLAFILFILGLLFMWLMKQLTH, encoded by the coding sequence ATGACGCTCTTGTGGATCATTGGTAGCACTGTATTGATCAGCCTGATCTCGCTGGTCGGGGTGTTCACCCTTTCTTTAAAAGATAAAATTCTTGACGAGATATTGTTGCTGCTGGTCGGCTTTTCCGCCGGCACGCTGGCCGGCGGCGCTTTTCTCCATCTCTTGCCCGAGTCGCTGGAAAAACTGCCGGGGGGAGAGACCTTTGTTTACGCCCTGGTCGGTTTTAGCGTTTTTTTCCTAATGGAGCGGATCTTGTACTGGCGCCACTGCCACGAAGGCCATTGCGATGTCCACGCTTTTTCTTACCTCAACCTGTTCGGTGACGGTATTCATAATTTTATCGATGGGCTGGTCATCGCGGGGAGCTTTCTTGGCGGCGTACCCCTGGGGATAGCCACCACGGTTGCGGTCGTCTCACATGAGATCCCCCAGGAGATCGGCGACTTTGCGGTCTTGATCTACGGCGGTTTTTCCAAGGGCCGGGCATTGGCTTATAACTTGCTGTCGGCCGTAATGGCGGTCGCCGGCGGGGTGGCCGGTTATTTCCTGGCGACCAATATCGCCGGGTTTTCCGCCCCGCTGCTGCCGATCACGGCCGGCGGGTTCATTTATATCGCCGCTTCCGACCTGATCCCCGAACTGCACAAAGAGAAGGACGCCAATAAGTCAAACCTCGCCTTTATCCTCTTTATCCTCGGGCTCCTCTTTATGTGGCTGATGAAGCAGTTGACCCACTGA
- the pstS gene encoding phosphate ABC transporter substrate-binding protein PstS: MLKKITAFCLGLVLLSGAALAVGLNGAGATFPYPIYSKWFSQYKNEKGTQINYAPIGSGGGIRQFLAGVVDFGGTDAPMTDAEIKSAGGDVLHIPTVMGAVAVVYNAGFEGLKLDGDTLAAIFLSEIKKWNDPAIVELNPGLSLPDKSIKVVHRSDSSGTTDIFTNYLAKVSTAWAAKVGAGKSVSWPAGVGGKGNPGVAGAVKNNGGAIGYVELAYAETNNLAVAAMKNRSGNYIKPSVDGTTAAAAGGIGKIPADFRGELLNQKGANSYPICGFTWLVVHQQQGNAEKGEALKSFLRWAMADGQRYAKELYYAPLPDQLITKVLAAVEGISTK; encoded by the coding sequence ATGTTAAAAAAGATAACCGCTTTTTGCCTGGGCCTGGTCTTGCTGTCGGGGGCGGCTCTGGCCGTCGGGCTCAACGGCGCCGGCGCCACTTTTCCGTACCCGATCTACTCCAAATGGTTCTCCCAGTATAAGAACGAAAAGGGGACACAGATCAATTACGCCCCGATCGGCTCGGGCGGCGGCATCCGCCAGTTCCTGGCCGGGGTCGTCGATTTCGGCGGGACCGACGCGCCGATGACCGACGCCGAGATCAAGAGCGCCGGCGGCGACGTTCTGCACATCCCGACCGTGATGGGGGCGGTGGCGGTCGTTTATAACGCCGGCTTCGAAGGGTTGAAACTGGACGGCGATACGCTGGCCGCCATTTTCCTCAGCGAGATCAAGAAATGGAATGACCCGGCGATCGTAGAGCTAAATCCCGGGCTTTCTCTGCCGGATAAAAGTATCAAGGTGGTCCACCGCTCCGACAGCAGCGGGACGACCGATATTTTCACCAATTATCTGGCCAAGGTCAGCACCGCTTGGGCGGCCAAGGTCGGCGCCGGCAAATCCGTCTCCTGGCCGGCCGGTGTCGGCGGTAAAGGGAACCCCGGGGTAGCGGGGGCGGTCAAGAATAATGGCGGAGCGATCGGTTACGTCGAGCTGGCTTACGCCGAAACCAATAACCTGGCAGTGGCCGCGATGAAAAACCGGTCGGGCAATTACATTAAGCCGTCGGTGGATGGGACGACGGCAGCCGCGGCCGGCGGGATCGGCAAGATCCCGGCCGATTTCCGCGGCGAGCTCTTGAACCAGAAGGGCGCCAATTCTTACCCGATCTGCGGATTCACCTGGTTGGTCGTTCACCAGCAACAAGGGAACGCAGAGAAGGGCGAAGCGCTCAAATCGTTCCTTCGTTGGGCGATGGCCGACGGTCAACGTTATGCAAAGGAACTCTATTACGCGCCGCTGCCCGACCAATTGATCACAAAAGTGCTGGCAGCGGTCGAGGGGATCTCCACGAAGTGA
- the pstC gene encoding phosphate ABC transporter permease subunit PstC — translation MKSNRGDAVFRAATLGFAASIPLLFLGIFLMLIWQSQLAIFRFGFGFLINSVWDPIREQYGALPFIYGTLVSSLLALLIAVPLGLGCAIFLAEVSASKYKEWIATMVDMLAAIPSVVYGLWGIFVLGPIFGLSMMSAGVLLAIMILPTITAVSREVLQAVPNPLREAARALGATRWETLRLAVLPPAASGIIGSIVLGLGRAIGETMAVTMVIGNRPEVNFNLLAPAYSLSAVIANEFAEAVSDLNFSVMVEIGLVLLLITVLVNGLARLLVWKMVSNSRIQ, via the coding sequence GTGAAAAGCAATCGAGGGGATGCGGTTTTCCGGGCGGCGACCCTGGGGTTCGCCGCCAGCATCCCCTTGCTCTTCCTTGGCATTTTCCTGATGCTGATCTGGCAGTCGCAGCTGGCGATCTTCCGGTTCGGCTTCGGCTTCCTGATCAATTCGGTCTGGGACCCGATCCGCGAGCAATACGGCGCCCTCCCGTTCATCTACGGCACACTGGTCTCTTCGCTCCTGGCACTTTTGATCGCCGTGCCGCTTGGGCTCGGTTGCGCTATTTTCCTGGCCGAAGTGTCCGCTTCCAAATACAAGGAGTGGATAGCCACGATGGTCGATATGCTGGCGGCGATTCCATCGGTCGTTTACGGCCTCTGGGGGATATTCGTCCTGGGCCCGATCTTCGGGCTGAGCATGATGAGCGCCGGCGTCCTTTTGGCAATAATGATCTTGCCGACGATCACCGCCGTTTCCCGCGAGGTGCTCCAGGCGGTGCCTAATCCCTTGCGTGAAGCGGCCCGGGCACTAGGCGCTACCCGCTGGGAGACACTGCGGCTGGCAGTCCTGCCGCCGGCCGCGTCGGGGATCATCGGCTCGATCGTTCTCGGCCTCGGCCGGGCGATCGGGGAGACGATGGCGGTCACCATGGTGATCGGCAACCGGCCGGAGGTTAATTTCAATCTCCTTGCTCCGGCGTACTCGTTATCAGCGGTCATTGCCAACGAATTTGCCGAAGCGGTTTCCGATCTGAACTTTTCGGTCATGGTCGAGATCGGCCTGGTCCTGCTCCTGATCACGGTCCTGGTCAACGGTTTAGCGAGGTTGTTAGTATGGAAAATGGTCAGCAACAGTCGTATTCAATAA
- the pstA gene encoding phosphate ABC transporter permease PstA translates to MENGQQQSYSIRKLKERFFLTLVYLAAALAVLPLFSLLVYVCLRGATALNLDFFTHLPVPVGEQGGGMANAIVGTFIIVGIAGLISLPVGILGGIWLAEWGKGKRGFIVRYAVDVMSGFPTIVFGIFAYMLFVLTMKRFSALAGGFALALVMIPYITKTTEEMIRMVPRTLKESALALGVPEWKVMLFVVLRTAWSGIFTGIMLAVARAAGETAPLLFTAFNNMYWNFQLDQPMASMTVQIYNYAISPFEEWNRMAWAGSLALVGFVLLITVIVRRYSKRVVYG, encoded by the coding sequence ATGGAAAATGGTCAGCAACAGTCGTATTCAATAAGGAAGCTCAAAGAACGGTTCTTTTTGACGCTGGTTTACCTGGCGGCGGCGCTGGCCGTGCTCCCGTTATTCTCCCTGCTGGTTTACGTTTGCCTCCGCGGCGCCACGGCGCTTAACCTTGATTTCTTCACTCACCTGCCGGTCCCGGTCGGCGAGCAGGGAGGCGGCATGGCGAACGCGATCGTCGGGACATTTATCATTGTTGGCATCGCCGGCTTGATCAGCCTGCCGGTCGGGATCCTGGGCGGGATCTGGCTGGCGGAGTGGGGGAAAGGGAAGCGAGGTTTCATTGTCCGTTACGCGGTTGATGTCATGTCCGGTTTCCCGACCATCGTTTTCGGCATTTTCGCTTATATGTTGTTCGTTCTAACGATGAAAAGGTTCTCGGCGCTGGCCGGCGGCTTCGCTCTGGCGCTGGTGATGATCCCGTACATAACGAAAACGACCGAGGAGATGATCAGGATGGTGCCGCGCACCCTCAAGGAGTCGGCCCTGGCGCTCGGCGTGCCGGAGTGGAAAGTGATGCTGTTCGTGGTCCTGCGGACCGCCTGGAGCGGGATCTTTACCGGGATCATGCTGGCGGTTGCCCGGGCGGCCGGAGAAACGGCGCCGCTCCTTTTTACCGCGTTCAACAATATGTACTGGAATTTCCAACTCGACCAGCCGATGGCCTCGATGACCGTGCAGATCTACAATTACGCGATCTCGCCGTTCGAGGAGTGGAACCGGATGGCCTGGGCCGGCTCGCTGGCGCTGGTCGGTTTCGTCCTGCTTATTACCGTGATCGTCAGAAGATATTCAAAGAGGGTGGTGTATGGCTGA
- the pstB gene encoding phosphate ABC transporter ATP-binding protein PstB, with amino-acid sequence MAENKISVKNLNAWFGAKQALQDINIAIPANQVTAIIGPSGCGKSTFVRCLNRMHETVAGATADGEIRVDGANILDPSIDPVTIRRQIGMVFQKPTPFPTMTVYENVAAGLKLNGERNRQVLDEAVETSLRRAALWDEIKDCLQQPGVCLSGGQQQRLCIARTLAVKPEIILLDEPCSALDPISTGKIEELIHELKKDYTIVIVTHNMQQAARVADRTGFFLLGELIEYDITTKIFTAPADKRTEDYVTGRFG; translated from the coding sequence ATGGCTGAAAACAAGATAAGCGTCAAAAATCTAAACGCCTGGTTTGGCGCGAAGCAGGCGCTGCAGGACATCAACATTGCGATCCCGGCCAACCAGGTGACGGCGATCATCGGCCCGTCCGGCTGCGGCAAATCGACCTTTGTCCGCTGCCTGAACCGGATGCATGAGACGGTCGCGGGCGCCACTGCCGACGGCGAGATCCGGGTCGACGGGGCGAACATTCTCGATCCAAGCATTGATCCGGTCACGATCCGACGGCAGATCGGGATGGTCTTCCAGAAGCCGACACCGTTCCCGACGATGACCGTTTATGAAAACGTCGCGGCCGGCCTTAAGCTGAACGGAGAGCGGAACAGGCAGGTGCTGGATGAAGCGGTCGAGACCAGCTTGCGCCGGGCGGCGCTCTGGGACGAAATTAAAGATTGTCTGCAACAGCCGGGTGTCTGCCTGTCAGGCGGACAGCAGCAGCGGCTATGCATTGCCCGGACGCTGGCAGTCAAACCGGAGATCATCCTGCTTGACGAACCGTGCTCGGCGCTTGACCCGATCTCGACCGGCAAGATCGAGGAGTTGATCCATGAGTTGAAAAAGGATTACACGATCGTCATCGTTACCCACAACATGCAGCAAGCGGCGCGAGTGGCAGACCGGACCGGTTTCTTCCTGCTCGGCGAATTGATCGAATACGATATCACGACAAAAATATTCACCGCGCCGGCCGACAAACGGACCGAAGATTATGTGACGGGGAGGTTCGGATAA
- the phoU gene encoding phosphate signaling complex protein PhoU, translating into MFDQEIEELKGRIVGMGELVGQLIGRSVAALANRDKDLAKQVIKDDVEVDRLELLIDDRCINLIAVRQPMAIDLRTITTGMRIATDLERIGDLAEDIAERAIELAEQGLIKPLVDVPEMAKLSQDALADALNAFRSGDVELAKSIWEKENRVDKLRDHVQDELMAIMESDPRSVRKAIPLLLVARHLERISDHATNIAEDVIYMVKAKVVKHSGGEKN; encoded by the coding sequence TTGTTCGATCAGGAGATAGAAGAGCTGAAGGGGCGGATCGTGGGGATGGGGGAGCTGGTCGGCCAGCTGATCGGCCGTTCAGTGGCCGCCCTGGCCAACCGCGATAAGGACCTGGCCAAGCAAGTGATCAAGGATGACGTGGAAGTTGACCGGCTGGAGCTTTTGATCGATGACCGCTGCATCAACCTGATCGCCGTCCGCCAGCCGATGGCGATCGACCTGCGCACCATCACGACCGGAATGCGGATCGCGACCGACCTGGAGCGGATCGGCGACCTGGCCGAAGATATCGCCGAACGGGCGATCGAACTGGCGGAACAAGGACTGATCAAGCCGCTGGTCGATGTTCCGGAGATGGCTAAGCTGTCGCAGGACGCGTTAGCCGACGCGCTGAACGCGTTCCGGAGCGGCGATGTGGAGCTTGCTAAGTCGATCTGGGAGAAGGAGAATAGAGTGGATAAACTGCGGGACCATGTCCAGGACGAGCTGATGGCGATCATGGAAAGCGATCCCCGTTCGGTCCGGAAAGCGATCCCGCTCCTTTTGGTCGCCCGGCACCTGGAGCGGATCTCCGATCACGCGACCAATATTGCCGAAGATGTCATCTATATGGTAAAAGCCAAGGTGGTGAAACATAGTGGCGGAGAAAAAAACTAG
- a CDS encoding arsenate reductase ArsC: MAEKKTRILFVCVENSCRSQMAEGFARVLGGDRVAAYSAGSKPSGVVNPEAIEAMKEAGVDISQARSKGFGDLPVQEYDYVVTMGCQDVCPFFPAKEELAWDIPDPKGKGREEFRRVRGLIKEKVGVLLTAI, translated from the coding sequence GTGGCGGAGAAAAAAACTAGGATTCTGTTCGTTTGTGTCGAGAATTCGTGCCGCTCGCAAATGGCCGAGGGCTTTGCCCGGGTTTTGGGCGGCGACCGGGTCGCAGCGTACTCGGCGGGGTCAAAACCGTCCGGGGTCGTTAATCCGGAAGCGATAGAGGCGATGAAGGAGGCCGGCGTCGATATTTCGCAGGCAAGGTCAAAAGGCTTTGGCGATCTGCCGGTCCAGGAATACGACTATGTGGTCACCATGGGTTGCCAGGACGTCTGCCCGTTCTTTCCGGCCAAGGAGGAGCTGGCCTGGGATATTCCCGATCCAAAAGGAAAGGGGAGAGAAGAATTCCGGCGGGTGAGGGGCCTGATCAAGGAAAAGGTCGGCGTTTTGTTAACGGCGATTTAA